The genomic interval tactgaacgctaactatttggacataaattatgaactttgtcaaaagaaaccacatttgttctggacctgggatctctggcagcgccttctgatggagataatcaaaggtaaggggatatttagaatgttattatcgatattagatgatgctaatgctaacggtatagcttagcttagcttagcatatagcttattgttgttagcatagtacccagtttatgcaaaatgtgatttcccagtaaagttattttgagatctggccattcggtagcaattacgagatgataatatattattctttgaatgacaatattataatttaccaatgttttcgaatagtaattccgtgatttgtaatgctggattcactgggtgcattcgagccgaaaaaaattctgaatttcaccgcgactgtaaatgctgtttttggatataaatatgaacttgatggaactaaaaatgcatgtattgtataacataatgtcctatgagtgtcatctgatgcagattgtcaaaggtaagtgcataattctagctagttttctgtctgttgatgcccttctttgaattggctaaacattacacgcagctattgtcaatgtactctcctcacataacctaactttatgcattctccgtaatgcctctgaaaatcggacagcgtggttagatttagaagatatatctttcaaatggaggaaaatagttgattatttgattttttgaaatgattactcttgcagttttgaattccccgccatggtcacatgacaatgaatcccaataccgggataagatcgggataagatcctcaacaggttaaggacTATTACAGCCACTGCTGAGACCTACATGTCGAGGTTTTACCAATTTGACTTCATTTTCTGAAGTTAAAAGTTAAGGTTTTGGGTTAGGTTTAAAACATTAAGTTTAGACATTTCATTCTCGAATGGTTAAGTTACGCATTAAGGTTTGGGTTAAAAATATGACATAGAAATGAGTGTCAgccactgttgcccctagtggccggttttgaagGCCTTTCCCGACATCCTCAGGACATGGACAGATGTCCATTTTCAAAGTCAACCTTGAGTCGATCTGCCTGGCTAAAGATGTCTCAATCTGTCgtccactgagacacacacacacacacctggagttCACTAGGAAAGGATACGGTACTCCCTGAATAAGGCGATATGTCAGCCATGTCCTGGAGCTCTCCACACTCTGACTTGACGAGCGACAGCCCCTCGCTCCCTCCTCCATGTTGGGGCGGAGTGCTCtgcctgtggtggtggtggtgggagacaAAATGGACGCCCCCGCCCGACCCCATCTTGGTCCGCAGCCCCACAGTTTCCCTGGAGACGTCCATGGACTCAGGGGAGGAGCGCTGGTCTTTGGGGAAACTCTGGAAGGGGTATCccatgagagggagggagaaggggtgtcggaaggagggaggggagaaccCCAGTGAggcggagaggggggagggatggagggaggggtggtgggggtaaggaggagggagagaggggttccGGTGTTGTGGGTCGGCGTTGGTCTTCCTGACCACAAGAGGTAGTGCTTCTGTCTGGTCGCCGGCCGTAGGGACGCTGAGACCCACGAACGAGTCCAGCGGGCTAGGGATGATGACATCGCCGAAGCATGGCAGCCTCTGGTTGGCTGAGTGGAAGATGGGGCTTTGAGAGTCAGtggtgagggaggggggggaagCGAGGGAAGGAGGCCTGTGAGGCAGTGTTGGTGGGAGAGGGGGTGTTTTGGGAGCCACggtgatgaggatgatgttgaGGATGATGTTGAAGATGATGATGGTTGGGGGGTTTGTGGTTGAACCCGTTAACCACGGTGTCGACCACCTGCGACATGGCAGAGTTCAGCTCCTGTTTCAGAGTCTCGGCTAGCTGCCTCCCCTCTGCTCGCATCGTCCCCcctcctgcccctctctcccctcgGCCCCAATcactctcctcccccccctccctctctccctcctctctctcgtcctcctccctctccccatccaaAAGGGCCTGTTCTCGGAGCAGGGCTCTGGCTCGGTCCAGAAACAGACCTGGGTCGTCAAGCAACTCTGACAAGTCGCCGTGGATACGATCGGCACGGTTACGGTTGCCGTGGTGGTCCCTGTGTCTGTCCTCCAAACCGTCGGAGCGGACACTGTCCTCCGACAGGTTCCcgtcttcctcccctcctcctctctccttctctctctcgttctctctgttctcctcctcctcctcctcccctcctcctcctctccccaactctgtctcgttctctctgtcctcctcctcctcctctcctcctcctcctctttcctcctcagtCTCAGTGTCATAGATCTGGTAGAACTTCTCCTGCAGCTGACGAAGTTGTTTCTGTAGAAACAATACAAACTTTTTGAAatatatatcaatcaatcaaaaatattaattaattaattaatgaatTGCAAACAACTTCTGCAGCTGACACACCTATATAAATACAGGAgaatatgaataaataaatatacatgaataacaatatatataaagacatatataatacatcaatcaattaATAAATAACCTGCACTACATAATAAAGTAATAAAGTAATCAATTAAAAATATGAATGCATCTGATAACACTGCTTCCGTAATATAAAAAGTTTTGGCCGCTTTTCTACAACTCAAATAGCAATATTTACaacttgctgtgtgtgtgtgtgtgcgtgtgtgtgtgtgtgtgtgtgtgtgtgtgtgtgtgtgtgtgtgtgtgtgcgtgtgtgtgtgtgtgtgtgtgtgtgtgtgtctgtgcgtgtgtgtgtgtgtctgtgtctgtgtgtgtgtgtgtgtgtgtctgtgtgcatcccCTCACCTGCATATCCTCTAGCTGTAGTTTGAGTTGtcgtctctcctcttgtctcttcTCCTGTCTGACACACACCAGCTGAGTAAAGGACTGCTGTTGCTGCTGGGGGAGACGCTGCTTTCTcttgttctccctgtacacctcTCCTTTAGTCTCCCCCCGGCTCTCCCTGTACACCTCTCCTTTAGTCTCCCCCCGGCTCTCCTTgtactcctcccctctccctctagaTAGAGACCCAGGGCTGGGAGACTGCAGTGGGGGACAGTCCCGttccctctccctgttctctcttctcACCCTCTCGTTCCCTGTCTCTCGGTCTccttccctgtccctgtccctttctccaggccggagggcaggcggagCAACGCAGGGGGAATGGCTCATGCCCCGGATAATGTTCTCCACCCTGGCCCGTTTGGCACGCAGGTGCTCGTCTGTGAGGCGCTCCAGGTCCAGAGAGGTGAGCGGGGGatgaggaggaaggggggggcGGCCAAatggggggaggcagggggaggagggggagggagagagggcgaggggGCTGTCTCTGGAGGAGTTGCTGCAGACGTCCTCAGCTTGGAGATCTGACCCAGCACTGGAGAGACCTCCACTACCCTGGAAGAAAAGGAacggatggatagatagatggagtTAGTCAATCACTCTAAATAATCTAATCCCGTATGGGATTATCAGATTATTAGCTATTAACTTTGTTTAaataacaatgtgtgtgtgtgtgtgtgtacagtgtgtgtgtgtacagtgtgtgtgtgaacagtgtgtgtgtgtgtgtgtgtgtgtgtgtgtgtgtgtgtgtgtgtgtgtgtgtacagtgtgtgtgtgtgtgtacagtgtgtacagtgtgtacagtgtgtgtacagtgtgtgtacagtgtgtgtacagtgtgtgtgtgtgtacagtgtgtgtgtacagtgtgtgtgtacagtgtgtgtgtgtacagtgtgtgtgtgtgtgtgtgtgtgtgtgtgtgtgtgtgtgtgtgtgtgtgtgtgtgtgtgtgtgtatacctggaagcctccctctctgtctccattctTCCCCATGTTACTCTTCAGCAGTTGAGAGATGATGGTGGTGCCAGGGAAAGGCATCATGGCGTCTTCGTACGAGTTCGCTCGCTTCAGAAGCTTCCTGAGAACATTCGACTTCGCTCCATCCCCATTGGACCCACCATAGCTGTGAGGGACCAACGAGCAGTCTCCGTCCTGCTTGGGGCCATGGGATTGGTTCATGGCGTTGAGTAGGAGGGTCTCTCTTGCTCTGGAAAACACGACACTTCCCAGAGTCCTCTTCACCCCGATGTCCACGCGGCGCCTCTTTGTCTGTCTGCTTAGGGACGAAGCATGGTCAGGCATCCTCGAGGGGCAGCTAAAGTGACATATCGAAGGGTCCTGACAGACAGATGCACCTGGATTGATAAAGGACATAAATAAacataattacattttacattttagtcatttagcagacgctcttatccagagcgacttacagtagtgaatacatacatttcatacaatttcagaattttttttttttttttttctgtgctggccccccgtgggaatcgaacccacaaccctggtgttgcaaacaccatgctctaccaactgagctacagggaaggctgtataATTAAAAGTTAGTTTTGTTTATTGGTCATTCAGCGGTTATTACGGACAAAAACATTAATATGGTCTTTCAAGAGACCCTTATATCTGATGAATGATACCAGactacctgtaaccaaaaagtgttttcCTATGTGGACAAAGAAACCCttttctttctaagagtgtacaaccAATTGAGCCATTACAGTTTTCTATTCAAAGCTCCTCTGAGTTGCTCTGAGTTCTCCTACTGCTCAGTGAATTAAAACCATTGGACTGGTGTAAGGAAAGAGTCTCTTAAACGTAGCTGAGGGAAGATGTTTCGGGAGCAGAGcagaattattatttttgtttagGGGGTGCAGAATGTTATTTATTTGCCCGCGCTACAGACGACTGTATGGGTCTGTTAATACAGAACTAGTGGAGACCCAGTGATACAGAATATAtgggtctgttaatacaggactagtaaaggcccagtgatACAGAACATAtgggtctgttaatacaggactagtaaaggcccagtgatACAGAACATAtgggtctgttaatacaggactagtaaaggcccagtgatACAGACTATAtgggtctgttaatacaggactaataaaGGCCTCTACTAAGCACCtctacttcctgtggctatggtATTAAATCAGCACCCGCAACACCtctacttcctgtggctatggtATTAAATCAGCACCCTCAACACccctacttcctgtggctatggtATTAAATCAGCACCCTCAACACCtctacttcctgtggctatggtATTAAATCAGCACCCTCAACACCtctacttcctgtggctatggtATTAAATCAGTACCCTCAACACCtctacttcctgtggctatggtATTAAATCAGTACCCTCAACACCtctacttcctgtggctatggtATTAAATCAGCACCCTCAACACCtctacttcctgtggctatggtATTAAATCAGCACCCTCAACACCtctacttcctgtggctatggtATTAAATCAGTACCCTCAACACCCtctacttcctgtggctatggtATTAAATCAGCACCCTCAACACCtctacttcctgtggctatggtATTAAATCAGCACCCTCAACACCTCTACTTCCTGTGGCGATGGTATTAAATCAGCACCCTCAACACccctacttcctgtggctatggtATTAAATCAGCACCCTCAACACCtctacttcctgtggctatggtATTAAATCAGCACCCTCAACACCtctacttcctgtggctatggtATTAAATCAGCACCCTCAACACCtctacttcctgtggctatggtATTAAATCAGCACCCTCAACACCtctacttcctgtggctatggtTTTATGGACCCTTCAGGGAGATGAGCGAAAGTCCAAACTGGGTTTGAGAAGGTAGGGCTCTTAAGTGTTCTCGTCTGAAATAGTCCACTCTGCAAATCAAGGATTTCAACATAATTCCATTTCAGTGGTTTAGAAGGGATTAGATTCCaataagagagacagagaaatagagagagagagagagagagagagagagagagagagagagagagagagagggagaatgaatgaatgaatgaatgaatgaatgaatgaatgaaaagagagagacataacAATATGATTCAACTGATTAATGGAAGACTTGTGGTCGGATGAGAGATGCAAAGcttcatcagagagagagaaagagagagagagagagagagagagaaagagagagagagggagagagagaggagagagatcagagagagagagagagggagagaggagagagaagcgagagagagaagagaggagagagggagatgtggtTAAGCAGAGTTTAAacgatgagaggagaggagagaggagagaggatagagatgatATTGTGTTAAGCATAGTTGAaacgaggaagagagagagagagagatagagagagagaggagatgatgaGTGAGAGGATAtgtataggagaggagaggagagagaggaaaggaagaggagATGAGATTGTGTTCATCAGAGTTTAAACAGTCGAGAGAagagagatgtgaggagagagggatacagaggagagatgtagagagagaggaagtgatgagatgagatagaagaggagagagaagattgTGTTTACAGAGAGTTTGAAAACGAGgaagagaatgatagagagataggagagaggaagagaggagatgagagagagagagagatgagagagaagagaggaggaaaggagagagagatagagatagagagagggagagagagagagagagagaggagagaggagagagagagagaggagagaggggaggagagagggagagagagagagaggagagagagaggagaggagagaggagagagagagagaggagagagaggagagattggGCGTGTTCGTGTTGTGTTTAAAAGGCCATTAAACACGTTGGAACATTCTGTGACCTCACACCTCACAGCCCCCACTGTCCAACTcggacctctctctctcaattcaattcaatttactctctctctcaattcaattcaattcaatttactctctctctctctcaattcaattcaattcaattcaatttactctctctctcaattaaattaaattcaattcaatttactctctctctcaattcaattcaattcaatttactctctctctctctctctctctcaattcaattcaatttactctctctctgaattcaattcaattcaatttactctctctctcaattcaattcaattcaatttactctctctctctctcaattcaattcaatttactctctctctcaattcaattcaattcaatttactctctctctcaattcaattcaattcaatttactctctctctctctcaattcaattcaatttactctctctctgaattcaattcaattcaatttactctctctctctcaattcaattcaattcaattcaatttactctctctctctctcaattcaatttactctctctctctctcaattcaattcaatctctctctcaattcaattcaatttactctctctctcaattcaattcaatttactctctctctcaattcaattcaatgtactctctctctcaattcaattcaatttactctctctctctctcaattcaattcaatttactctctctctcaattcaattcaattcaattcaatttactctctctctcaattcaattcactctctctctcaattcaattcaatttactctctctcaattcaattcaattcaatttactctctctctcaattcaattcaatttactctctctctcaattcaattcaatttactctctctctctcaattcaattcaatttactctctctctcaattcaattcaattcaatttactctgtctctcaattcaattcactctctctctctcaattcaattcaatttactctctctctctctcaattcaattcaattcaatttactctctctctctctcaattcaattcactctctctctcaattcaattcaatttactctctctctcaattcaattcaattcaatttactctctctctcaatacaattcaatttactctctctctcaatacaattcaatttactctctctctcaattcaattcaattcaatttactctctctctctctctattcaattcaatttactctctctc from Salmo trutta unplaced genomic scaffold, fSalTru1.1, whole genome shotgun sequence carries:
- the LOC115180694 gene encoding LOW QUALITY PROTEIN: prospero homeobox protein 1-like (The sequence of the model RefSeq protein was modified relative to this genomic sequence to represent the inferred CDS: inserted 2 bases in 1 codon; added 249 bases not found in genome assembly) → MPDHASSLSRQTKRRRVDIGVKRTLGSVVFSRARETLLLNAMNQSHGPKQDGDCSLVPHSYGGSNGDGAKSNVLRKLLKRANSYEDAMMPFPGTTIISQLLKSNMGKNGDREGGFQGSGGLSSAGSDLQAEDVCSNSSRDSPLALSPSPSSPCLPPFGRPPLPPHPPLTSLDLERLTDEHLRAKRARVENIIRGMSHSPCVAPPALRPGERDRDREGDRETGNERVRRENRERERDCPPLQSPSPGSLSRGRGEEYKESRGETKGEVYRESRGETKGEVYRENKRKQRLPQQQQQSFTQLVCVRQEKRQEERRQLKLQLEDMQKQLRQLQEKFYQIYDTETEEERGGGGEEEEEDRENETEGGGEEDGNLSEDSVRSDGLEDRHRDHHGNRNRADRIHGDLSELLDDPGLFLDRARALLREQALLDGEREEDEREEGEREGGEESDWGRGERGAGGGTMRAEGRQLAETLKQELNSAMSQVVDTVVNGFNHKPPNHHHLQHHPQHHPHHRGSQNTPSPTNTASQASFPRFPPLPXTTDSQSPIFHSANQRLPCFGDVIIPSPLDSFVGLSVPTAGDQTEALPLVVRKTNADPQHRNPSLPPPYPHHPSLHPSPLSASLGFSPPSFRHPFSLPLMGYPFQSFPKDQRSSPESMDVSRETVGLRTKMGSGGGVHFVSHHHHHRQSTPPQHGGGSEGLSLVKSECGELQDMADISPYSGSTIQEGLSPNHLKKAKLMFFYSRYPSSNMLKTFFSDVKFNRCITSQLIKWFSNFREFYYIQMEKFAPAGYQRRCHRGGGDERQPRLRALPSPQHALQQGQRLRGSRAVPGSVPADVEGVF